From Haemorhous mexicanus isolate bHaeMex1 chromosome 2, bHaeMex1.pri, whole genome shotgun sequence, the proteins below share one genomic window:
- the DYRK1A gene encoding dual specificity tyrosine-phosphorylation-regulated kinase 1A, which translates to MHTGGETSACKPSSVRLAPSFSFHAAGLQMAGQMSHSHQQYSDRRQQSISDQQVSALSYAEQLEQPLPLTNQRRMPQTFRDPATAPLRKLSVDLIKTYKHINEVYYAKKKRRHQQGQGDDSSHKKERKVYNDGYDDDNYDYIVKNGEKWMDRYEIDSLIGKGSFGQVVKAYDRVEQEWVAIKIIKNKKAFLNQAQIEVRLLELMNKHDTEMKYYIVHLKRHFMFRNHLCLVFEMLSYNLYDLLRNTNFRGVSLNLTRKFAQQMCTALLFLATPELSIIHCDLKPENILLCNPKRSAIKIVDFGSSCQLGQRIYQYIQSRFYRSPEVLLGMPYDLAIDMWSLGCILVEMHTGEPLFSGANEVDQMNKIVEVLGIPPTHILDQAPKARKFFEKLPDSTWNLKKTKDGKREYKPPGTRKLHNILGVETGGPGGRRAGESGHTVADYLKFKDLILRMLDYDPKTRIQPYYALQHSFFKKTADEGTNTSNSVSTSPAMEQSQSSGTTSSTSSSSGGSSGTSNSGRARSDPTHQHRHSGGHFTAAVQAMDCETHSPQVRQQFPPPIGWTATEAPTQVTVENHPVQETTFHVNPQQQNALHHHHGNSSHHHHHHHHHHHHHGQQALGSRTRPRVYNSPTNSSSTQDSMEVGHSHHSMTSLSSSTTSSSTSSSSTGNQGNQAYQNRPVAANTLDFGQNGAMDMNLTVYSNPRQETGIAGHPTYQFSANTGPAHYMTEGHLAMRQGIDREESPMTGVCVQQSPVASS; encoded by the exons AGGCGGATGCCCCAAACTTTTCGTGATCCAGCCACTGCTCCACTGAGGAAACTCTCCGTAGATTTGATCAAAACATACAAGCATATTAATGAG gtttactatgcaaaaaaaaaacgGCGGcatcagcagggccagggagatGATTCCAGTCacaaaaaggagaggaaagttTACAATGATGGTTATGATGATGACAACTACGACTACATtgtgaaaaatggggagaagTGGATGGACCGCTATGAAATCGACTCCTTGATAGGCAAAGGATCCTTTGGACAG GTTGTGAAGGCTTATGACCGAGTGGAGCAGGAGTGGGTGGCCATCAAAATCATCAAAAACAAGAAGGCTTTCCTAAACCAGGCCCAGATTGAAGTGAGACTGCTCGAGCTGATGAACAAACATGACACTGAGATGAAGTACTACATAG tgCATTTGAAGCGTCACTTCATGTTCAGGAACCACCTGTGCTTGGTGTTTGAGATGCTGTCCTACAACCTGTACGACCTGCTGAGGAACACCAACTTCCGCGGCGTGTCGCTCAACCTGACGCGCAAGTTCGCGCAGCAGATGTGCACGGCCCTGCTCTTCCTGGCCACCCCCGAGCTCAGCATCATTCACTGTGACCTaaaaccagagaacatcctgcTCTGCAACCCCAAAAGGAGCGCCATCAAGATCGTGGATTTTGGCAGTTCGTGTCAGCTTGGGCAGAGG ATATACCAATATATCCAGAGTCGTTTTTATCGATCACCAGAGGTGCTACTGGGAATGCCTTATGACCTTGCCATTGATATGTGGTCCCTTGGGTGTATTTTAGTCGAGATGCACACTGGAGAGCCTCTCTTTAGTGGGGCAAATGAG GTGGATCAGATGAATAAAATAGTGGAAGTTTTGGGGATACCACCAACCCACATCCTCGACCAAGCACCCAAAGCAAGAAAGTTCTTTGAGAAGTTGCCAGATAGCACTTGGAACTTGAAGAAGACCAAAGATGGAAAAAGG gaATACAAACCTCCGGGAACTCGCAAACTCCACAATATCCTGGGAGTTGAGACAGGAGGGCCGGGTGGGCGCCGTGCTGGGGAGTCAGGTCACACTGTAGCTGACTACTTGAAGTTCAAAGACCTCATCTTAAGGATGCTTGACTATGACCCCAAGACACGAATCCAGCCCTACTACGCCCTGCAGCACAGTTTCTTCAAGAAAACGGCGGACGAAGGTACCAACACGAGTAACAGCGTGTCCACGAGTCCTGCCATGGAGCAGTCACAGTCTTCAGGAACCACCTCTAGTACATCTTCAAGCTCAG GTGGATCTTCTGGCACGAGCAACAGCGGAAGGGCGCGGTCGGACCCCACGCACCAGCATCGACACAGCGGTGGGCacttcactgctgctgtgcaagcCATGGACTGTGAAACACACAGCCCACAG GTTCGGCAGCAGTTTCCCCCTCCCATCGGTTGGACAGCCACCGAAGCTCCCACCCAGGTCACCGTGGAGAACCACCCGGTTCAGGAAACCACCTTCCATGTCAACCCTCAGCAACAGAACGCATTACACCATCACCACGGCAAcagctcccaccaccaccaccatcaccaccaccaccaccaccaccatggaCAGCAAGCCTTGGGCAGCCGGACCAGGCCGAGAGTCTACAATTCTCCAACAAACAGCTCCTCCACCCAGGATTCTATGGAGGTGGGCCACAGTCACCACTCCATGACATCCCTGTCTTCCTCAACTACTTCTTCCTCTACATCTTCCTCCTCTACTGGTAACCAAGGCAATCAGGCCTATCAGAACCGCCCAGTGGCTGCTAATACCTTGGACTTTGGACAGAACGGAGCTATGGACATGAATTTAACAGTCTACTCTAATCCGCGCCAAGAAACTGGCATAGCTGGACATCCCACGTACCAGTTTTCTGCTAATACAGGTCCTGCTCATTACATGACTGAAGGACACCTTGCCATGAGGCAAGGCATTGATAGAGAAGAGTCTCCCATGACAGGAGTTTGTGTTCAGCAAAGTCCTGTGGCTAGCTCGTGA